The proteins below come from a single Zonotrichia leucophrys gambelii isolate GWCS_2022_RI chromosome 3, RI_Zleu_2.0, whole genome shotgun sequence genomic window:
- the SSTR4 gene encoding somatostatin receptor type 4, which yields MSTDGEQLLAAGIPLWSISSWAGSEPPPNSSTAVAAVGDARGPPERGGSAAEIAGMVVLQCIYGLVCLLGLLGNALVIFVILRYAKMKTATNIYLLNLAIADELFMLSVPFVATAAALRRWPFGRALCRTVLGVDGLNMFSSVFCLTVLSLDRYIAVVHPLRAASYRRPRVAKLVNGGVWLLALLVASPIPVFAGTAVTRDGRAVACDLLWPSPAWAAAFVVYSSALGFVLPVVAMALCYLLLAGKMRVVAQGVGWQQRRRSEGKLTRLVVTVVAMFVVCWLPFYVVQLLELLLPGRLDASAHNASLLLSYSNSCANPILYGLLSENFRNSFHGVLRRCRDAGLCCCRAADADGGDSEDEEEPLDYCAAPRGDAKGCVCPPLPCQQDPLRPQPCCAPGALLPKTTPF from the coding sequence ATGAGCACGGACGgcgagcagctcctggcagccgGGATCCCCCTCTGGAGCATCTCCAGCTGGGCCGGCTCTGAGCCGCCCCCCAACAGCAGCACGGCCGTGGCGGCGGTGGGAGATGCCAGGGGGCCCCCGGagcgcggcgggagcgcggcggaGATCGCGGGCATGGTGGTGCTGCAGTGCATCTACGGCCTGGtgtgcctgctggggctgctgggcaaCGCGCTCGTCATCTTCGTCATCCTGCGCTACGCCAAGATGAAGACGGCCACCAACATCTACCTGCTCAACCTGGCCATCGCCGACGAGCTCTTCATGCTCAGCGTGCCCTTCGTGGCCAcggcggcggcgctgcggcGCTGGCCCTTCGGCCGGGCGCTCTGCCGGACCGTGCTGGGCGTGGACGGCCTCAACATGTTCAGCAGCGTCTTCTGCCTCACCGTGCTCAGCCTGGACCGCTACATCGCCGTGGTGCACCCGCTGCGCGCCGCCTCCTACCGCCGCCCGCGCGTCGCCAAGCTGGTCAACGGCGGCGTGTggctgctggcgctgctggtGGCCTCGCCCATCCCGGTGTTCGCCGGCACGGCCGTCACCCGCGACGGCCGCGCCGTGGCCTGCGACCTGCTGTGGCCCAGCCCGGCGTGGGCGGCCGCCTTCGTGGTGTACAGCAGCGCGCTGGGCTTCGTGCTGCCCGTGGTGGCCATGGCGCTGTGCTACCTGCTGCTGGCCGGCAAGATGCGCGTGGTGGCGCAGGGCGTGGGctggcagcagcggcggcgctCCGAGGGCAAGCTGACGCGCCTGGTGGTCACCGTGGTGGCCATGTTCGTGGTGTGCTGGCTGCCCTTCTACgtggtgcagctgctggagctgctgctgcccggccGCCTGGACGCCAGCGCGCACAACGCCTCGCTGCTGCTCAGCTACTCCAACAGCTGCGCCAACCCCATCCTCTATGGATTGCTCTCCGAGAATTTCCGCAACTCCTTCCACGGCGTGCTGCGCCGCTGCCGCGACGCCGGCCTGTGCTGCTGCCGCGCCGCCGACGCGGACGGCGGGGACAGCGAGGACGAGGAGGAGCCGCTGGATTACTGCGCCGCGCCCCGCGGGGACGCCAAGGGCTGCGTGTGCCCCccgctgccctgccagcaggacCCCCTgcgcccccagccctgctgcgcGCCCGGGGccctgctccccaaaaccacccccttctag